A stretch of the Dyella telluris genome encodes the following:
- a CDS encoding Na/Pi cotransporter family protein codes for MKGTFVLLDIAGYVALLLWGTHMVTSGVLRGYGSVLRRWMGRYLAHRPAALAFGVCVTALLQSSTATGLMATSFAASGFLGLAPGLSMMLGANVGTTLIVQVMSFDIAIVAPVLILIGFTIHRRTDDVSYENLGRVSIGLGLMLLALHLLVGAMAPVENATVLHAILHSLASEPVLAMLVAALLTWACHSSVAVVLLIVSLATAGVVDAPGALALVLGANLGSTIPALMEAHTPVARRLPMGNLMVRAFGCIVCLPLLPMIAHWLAPLGASPARIVVNFHTAFNLALALVFIVPVESLARLLVRLLPEPPKPNDPGVPQYLDEAALDSANVALANAARESMRMADMVEGMLKGLVEVFGKDDRARASAISRMDPSLDKLGMGIREYLADLGGQPLNEEDGERSQEILAFVINLEHIGDITANNLMDFAAKKAANGQDFSADDIQDLAAMHTLVMESLRLGLTVFLRGDLRAAQQLVARKEALWRLENEASERHIKSLRERRDGGGGGDVYLRILRDLKRIHSHLAALAYLPLERAGMLQDRLVREHATT; via the coding sequence ATGAAAGGCACCTTCGTACTGCTCGATATCGCCGGTTACGTCGCCCTGCTGTTGTGGGGTACGCACATGGTCACCAGCGGCGTGCTGCGTGGCTATGGCAGCGTGCTGCGCCGCTGGATGGGGCGTTACCTCGCCCATCGCCCGGCCGCGCTCGCCTTCGGCGTGTGCGTGACCGCGCTGCTCCAGAGCAGCACCGCCACCGGCCTGATGGCTACTTCGTTCGCTGCCAGCGGGTTCCTTGGCCTGGCGCCAGGGTTGTCGATGATGCTGGGCGCCAACGTGGGTACCACGCTGATCGTTCAGGTGATGTCCTTCGACATCGCCATCGTGGCGCCGGTGCTGATCCTGATCGGCTTCACCATCCATCGCCGCACCGATGACGTGAGCTACGAGAACCTGGGCCGCGTTTCCATCGGCCTGGGCCTGATGCTGCTGGCCCTGCATCTGCTGGTGGGCGCGATGGCACCGGTGGAGAACGCCACGGTGCTGCACGCGATCCTGCACAGTTTGGCCAGCGAACCGGTGCTGGCGATGCTGGTGGCGGCCCTGCTGACCTGGGCCTGCCATTCCAGCGTGGCCGTGGTGCTGCTGATCGTGTCGCTGGCCACCGCAGGCGTGGTGGATGCGCCGGGTGCGCTGGCGCTGGTGCTGGGTGCGAACCTGGGCAGCACGATTCCCGCACTGATGGAAGCGCACACGCCGGTGGCCCGCCGCCTGCCGATGGGCAACCTGATGGTGCGCGCGTTTGGCTGCATCGTATGCCTGCCGCTGTTGCCGATGATCGCGCACTGGCTGGCGCCGCTCGGCGCCTCGCCGGCACGCATCGTGGTGAATTTCCACACGGCATTCAACCTTGCGCTGGCGCTGGTCTTCATCGTGCCGGTGGAAAGCCTGGCGCGGCTGCTCGTGCGCCTGTTGCCGGAGCCGCCCAAGCCCAATGATCCGGGCGTGCCGCAGTACCTGGACGAGGCGGCGCTGGATTCGGCCAACGTCGCGCTGGCCAATGCCGCGCGTGAGTCCATGCGCATGGCTGACATGGTGGAGGGCATGCTCAAGGGCCTGGTCGAAGTGTTCGGCAAGGACGATCGCGCACGCGCGTCCGCAATCAGCCGCATGGATCCCTCGCTCGACAAGCTGGGCATGGGCATCCGCGAATACCTGGCGGATCTCGGCGGCCAGCCACTGAACGAGGAAGACGGCGAACGCAGCCAGGAGATCCTCGCCTTCGTCATCAACCTCGAGCACATCGGCGACATCACCGCCAACAACCTGATGGACTTCGCGGCCAAGAAGGCGGCGAACGGGCAGGACTTCTCCGCCGACGACATCCAGGATCTGGCCGCCATGCACACGCTGGTGATGGAAAGCCTGCGCCTGGGCCTCACCGTGTTCCTGCGCGGCGACCTGCGCGCGGCGCAGCAGCTGGTGGCGCGCAAGGAAGCGCTGTGGCGCCTGGAAAACGAGGCGTCCGAACGGCACATCAAGTCGCTGCGCGAGCGCCGCGACGGCGGCGGCGGTGGAGACGTCTATCTGCGCATCCTGCGCGACCTCAAGCGCATTCATTCCCACCTGGCGGCACTGGCATACCTGCCGCTGGAACGCGCCGGCATGCTGCAGGACCGCCTCGTGCGCGAGCACGCGACGACCTGA
- a CDS encoding pentapeptide repeat-containing protein — MTTLTAREYDDETFEDADFTGATLDGIRFHECSFRRCNFSEATLARCRFSDCDFTDCNLSLTRLTGSLFDAVHFTDCKMVGINWTQAHWPRVRLAKALAFHRCVLNDSSFFGLDLRECELVECRARDVDFTDANCEQADFSSTDLFESVFARTRLAGANFIDAQNYRIDIFTNDIKRARFSLPEAVALLDSLDIELQD, encoded by the coding sequence ATGACCACGCTGACGGCCAGGGAATACGACGACGAAACCTTCGAGGACGCCGACTTCACTGGCGCCACGCTCGATGGCATCCGCTTCCACGAGTGCAGCTTCCGCCGCTGCAACTTCAGCGAAGCCACGCTGGCGCGCTGTCGTTTCAGCGACTGCGATTTCACCGATTGCAACCTCAGCCTGACCCGCTTGACCGGCAGCCTGTTCGATGCGGTGCACTTCACCGACTGCAAGATGGTCGGCATCAACTGGACGCAGGCCCACTGGCCACGCGTGCGCCTGGCCAAGGCGCTTGCCTTCCATCGCTGCGTGCTCAACGACTCGTCGTTCTTCGGCCTGGACCTGCGCGAATGCGAACTGGTGGAATGCCGCGCGCGGGACGTCGACTTCACCGATGCCAACTGCGAGCAGGCTGACTTCAGCAGCACGGACCTGTTCGAAAGCGTGTTCGCCCGCACGCGACTGGCCGGCGCCAACTTCATCGATGCACAGAACTACCGCATCGACATCTTCACCAACGACATCAAGCGCGCGCGCTTTTCGCTACCGGAAGCCGTGGCGCTGCTGGACAGCCTGGACATCGAACTGCAGGACTGA
- a CDS encoding efflux transporter outer membrane subunit — MTQTLFRHPLRTMLAMGITLALGACAVGPDYKRPQAPDAKEYAPTPIARDTASATGPGGESQHLLQSMDIPGQWWTMFHSAPLNALIEDALKHNADVEAAHASLKAAWEAAYAQRGAYFPQVNGNVNTTRTDTANDVASNASSNASLYNLTTAQVSVSYVLDLWGGNRRQVESLVAQANQQRFQLEATYLTLTSNVVNAAIQEASLRGQIQATQQIIDAQTQILATLQRQHALGDVSDADVAAQVTTLEQAKATLPPLDKQLAQQRDLLATLTGRTPEQRIDTQFTLDSLQLPTDLPVSLPAQLVEQRPDVRMSEEQLHSASAQVGVAIANRLPNVQIDASFGRTSEKASQLFSAGNGFWNLGASVTQPLIDGGTLKHKQRGAEAQLQQAAAQYRSTVLQAVQNVADTLHAIDADARALEASERAERAASRSLDVAKRQLALGDLSESAMLNSELAWQQTALALVQARAARYADTVALFQALGGGWWHRQDAQDVAASSH; from the coding sequence ATGACCCAGACCCTGTTTCGCCATCCGCTTCGCACGATGCTCGCCATGGGCATCACCCTGGCCCTCGGCGCCTGCGCGGTGGGGCCCGACTACAAGCGCCCGCAGGCACCCGACGCGAAGGAATACGCGCCGACGCCGATAGCGCGCGACACCGCTTCGGCCACGGGGCCGGGCGGCGAATCGCAGCATCTGCTGCAGTCCATGGACATACCCGGCCAGTGGTGGACGATGTTCCACTCCGCGCCGCTCAATGCGTTGATCGAAGATGCGTTGAAGCACAACGCCGATGTGGAAGCCGCGCATGCCTCGCTGAAGGCAGCGTGGGAGGCCGCGTATGCGCAGCGTGGCGCGTACTTCCCGCAGGTGAACGGCAACGTCAATACCACGCGCACCGACACCGCCAACGACGTGGCCAGCAACGCATCGTCCAATGCCAGTCTGTACAACCTCACCACGGCACAGGTCAGCGTGTCGTACGTGCTGGATCTGTGGGGCGGCAATCGCCGTCAGGTGGAGTCATTGGTCGCGCAGGCGAACCAGCAGCGCTTCCAGCTGGAGGCGACCTATCTCACCTTGACCAGCAATGTGGTGAACGCGGCCATCCAGGAAGCCTCGCTGCGCGGGCAGATCCAGGCCACGCAGCAGATCATCGACGCACAGACGCAAATCCTCGCCACCCTGCAGCGACAGCACGCCCTGGGTGACGTATCAGACGCCGACGTGGCCGCACAGGTCACGACGCTGGAGCAGGCGAAGGCCACGCTGCCACCGTTGGACAAGCAGCTGGCCCAGCAGCGTGATCTGCTGGCGACACTGACCGGGCGCACGCCGGAACAGCGCATCGACACGCAGTTCACGCTGGACAGCCTGCAGTTGCCCACGGATCTTCCGGTCAGCTTGCCGGCCCAACTGGTGGAACAGCGGCCTGATGTGCGCATGTCGGAGGAGCAGCTGCATTCGGCCAGTGCGCAGGTGGGCGTCGCCATCGCCAATCGGCTGCCCAACGTGCAGATCGATGCCTCGTTCGGGCGCACGTCGGAAAAGGCCAGCCAGCTCTTCAGTGCCGGCAACGGCTTCTGGAACCTGGGCGCGTCGGTGACCCAGCCGTTGATCGACGGCGGCACGCTCAAGCACAAGCAACGCGGCGCGGAGGCGCAGCTGCAACAGGCGGCAGCGCAGTACCGCAGCACGGTGCTGCAGGCGGTGCAGAATGTGGCCGACACGCTGCATGCCATCGACGCGGATGCACGCGCGCTGGAAGCCAGTGAGCGCGCCGAACGCGCTGCCTCCCGCAGCCTGGATGTGGCGAAGCGGCAGCTGGCGCTGGGTGACCTGAGTGAAAGCGCCATGCTCAACAGCGAGCTGGCCTGGCAGCAGACCGCACTGGCCCTGGTGCAGGCGCGTGCCGCGCGTTATGCGGACACCGTGGCCCTGTTCCAGGCGCTGGGTGGCGGTTGGTGGCATCGGCAGGATGCGCAGGACGTCGCCGCGTCGTCGCACTGA
- a CDS encoding DedA family protein, producing the protein MELLERLVMVFAENGYLAVFLALLLCGAGVPLPEDITLVAGGVIAGLGYANVHTMFGVGMAGVLVGDAGMFLLGHHFGARILKLRFVARVLTPERYAKVQEKFERYGNRLMFIARFLPGMRTAVFITAGSTHRVSFLRFLLLDGTAALISVPIWVYLGYFGADNHEWLAMWIHRGQNGLWLVIGVALIVALALWWRHKRRVACDSGSR; encoded by the coding sequence ATGGAACTGCTTGAACGACTGGTCATGGTGTTCGCCGAGAACGGCTACCTCGCGGTGTTCCTCGCGTTGTTGCTGTGCGGCGCCGGCGTGCCTTTGCCCGAAGACATCACCCTGGTCGCCGGCGGCGTCATCGCGGGCCTTGGCTATGCCAACGTGCACACCATGTTCGGCGTCGGCATGGCGGGCGTGCTGGTGGGCGATGCGGGCATGTTCCTGCTGGGCCACCACTTCGGCGCGCGCATTCTCAAATTGCGCTTCGTCGCGCGAGTGCTCACCCCCGAACGCTATGCGAAGGTGCAGGAGAAGTTCGAGCGCTACGGCAACCGCCTGATGTTCATCGCGCGCTTCCTGCCCGGCATGCGCACCGCCGTGTTCATCACGGCCGGCTCGACCCATCGCGTGTCGTTCCTGCGCTTCCTGCTGCTGGACGGCACGGCCGCGCTGATCAGCGTGCCGATCTGGGTGTACCTGGGCTATTTCGGTGCGGACAACCACGAGTGGCTGGCCATGTGGATCCACCGCGGCCAGAACGGCCTGTGGCTGGTCATCGGCGTGGCGCTCATCGTGGCACTGGCGTTGTGGTGGCGGCACAAGCGACGCGTTGCCTGCGACTCCGGCTCGCGCTGA
- a CDS encoding efflux RND transporter permease subunit has protein sequence MINAIFHFCFQKRIVFIVVSILVLCFGYYSWTRLAIEAYPELSDVTAQVTTQVPGLAAEEIEQQITIPLERGLAGTPGLVSMRSSSTFGLSLITLVFKDGAEDYWSRQRVQERISQVTLPAGITPGLDPVSGPAGEIYRYTLESTSKNLMELSEIQSWVVVPTLEKISGVANVDIFGGFTKEFQLELDPAQLLHYGVSVNQVTSSISANTANAGGGRITRGDQSYIVRGIGMVHTLKDLGDIVVTENNGVPVLVRDLGKLQYGHQVRQGILGKNNNPDTIEGIVDLLKYENPSRVLESIHATVDQLNKQLASQDVRIVPYIDRDDLVNATKEKVFHTVMEGVGLVCIVLILFLGSPRSAMVAAVAIPMSLVTVFILMQFTHMPANLFSLGAIDFGVIVDGTIVVTEAILRRREEKPDAVLTEDDVMTVTKHVGRSIFFATLIIITAYLPLFAFEHAEGKLFRPMAFTVGYALLAALLCTVTLTPGLAYFALRKPRKLFHNKPLERLQKAYTAGLAKLLGKLPVAYTVAGVALLGVLVLGASIGREFLPELDEGSLWLQVQMPSGLSLDKASEMTADLRRVIREFPEVSYVVTQLGRNDTGTDPWTPSHVEAGVGLKPYDSWPHHESKAEFLRRFNARMQQIPGVSVGISQPIVDGENDMIGGAHSPLVLRIYGDDFNELRRVGNEIVDVLHGVRGTAEASIFQGPPIPQLAITADRDAAARYGINIGDISSLVQTAIGGTPVTQVYVGDRMYNVTTRVSNATANNIEAIGQLPLTSTSGAQVPLKQVADIRFKTGESTIAHEQGKRQITIRVDNRDRALSEYLADAQQQIDAKVHFDKDSYHLQWAGTFENQQRAQARLAVVMALVLGIMLVFLYFEFGKIHQAVMVLAVVPLAAVGGLISLHVRGETLNIATAVGFIALFGVAVQNGIIMVANINRVRKQGHGLLDGVLEGATERFRPVLMTATVASVGMLPAALATGIGTDVQRGLATVVVGGLPIATLLTLFVLPAFYFAIERYIERHRRKRRPHPSREL, from the coding sequence ATGATTAACGCGATCTTCCACTTCTGCTTCCAGAAGCGCATCGTTTTCATCGTGGTGTCGATCCTGGTGCTGTGCTTTGGCTACTACTCGTGGACGCGGCTGGCCATCGAGGCGTATCCGGAACTCAGCGACGTCACCGCGCAGGTCACCACGCAGGTGCCGGGCCTTGCCGCAGAGGAGATCGAACAGCAGATCACCATCCCGCTGGAACGCGGGCTCGCGGGCACGCCCGGTCTGGTGAGCATGCGTTCGAGCAGCACGTTTGGCCTGTCGCTGATCACGCTGGTGTTCAAGGACGGCGCCGAGGATTACTGGTCACGCCAGCGCGTGCAGGAGCGCATCAGCCAGGTGACGCTGCCGGCGGGCATTACGCCGGGCCTGGATCCCGTCTCCGGTCCGGCTGGCGAGATCTATCGCTATACGCTCGAATCCACCAGCAAGAACCTGATGGAGCTGTCGGAAATCCAGAGCTGGGTGGTGGTGCCCACGCTGGAAAAGATCTCCGGTGTGGCCAACGTGGACATCTTTGGCGGCTTCACCAAGGAGTTCCAGCTCGAGCTCGATCCGGCGCAGCTGCTGCACTACGGGGTCAGCGTGAACCAGGTGACCAGTTCGATTTCCGCCAACACGGCCAATGCCGGCGGCGGGCGCATCACGCGCGGTGACCAGTCCTACATCGTGCGCGGCATCGGCATGGTGCACACGCTGAAGGATCTGGGTGACATCGTGGTCACCGAGAACAATGGCGTGCCGGTGCTGGTGCGCGATCTCGGCAAGCTGCAGTACGGGCACCAGGTGCGCCAGGGCATCCTGGGCAAGAACAACAACCCGGACACCATTGAAGGCATCGTCGATCTTCTGAAGTACGAGAATCCATCGCGCGTGCTGGAGAGCATCCATGCCACCGTGGATCAGCTCAACAAGCAGCTGGCCTCGCAGGATGTGCGCATCGTGCCGTACATCGATCGCGACGATCTGGTGAATGCGACCAAGGAGAAGGTCTTCCACACCGTGATGGAAGGCGTGGGCCTGGTGTGCATCGTGCTGATCCTGTTCCTTGGCAGCCCGCGTTCGGCCATGGTGGCGGCGGTGGCGATTCCCATGTCGCTGGTTACCGTGTTCATCCTGATGCAGTTCACGCACATGCCGGCGAACCTGTTCTCGCTGGGTGCGATCGACTTCGGCGTGATCGTGGACGGCACCATCGTGGTGACGGAAGCCATCCTGCGTCGTCGCGAGGAGAAACCCGATGCCGTGCTGACCGAGGATGACGTGATGACGGTAACCAAGCACGTCGGTCGCTCGATCTTCTTCGCCACGCTGATCATCATTACCGCCTATCTGCCGCTGTTCGCCTTTGAACATGCCGAAGGCAAGCTGTTCCGCCCGATGGCGTTCACCGTGGGCTACGCCCTGCTGGCGGCGCTGCTGTGCACGGTGACGCTTACCCCGGGCCTGGCCTACTTCGCGCTGCGCAAGCCGCGCAAGCTGTTCCACAACAAGCCGCTGGAGCGGCTGCAGAAGGCCTACACGGCCGGGCTGGCGAAGCTGCTGGGCAAGTTGCCCGTGGCTTATACCGTGGCGGGCGTGGCCCTGCTCGGCGTGCTGGTGCTCGGTGCGTCCATCGGACGGGAGTTCCTGCCGGAGCTCGACGAGGGGTCGCTGTGGCTGCAGGTGCAGATGCCTTCGGGCCTGTCGCTGGACAAGGCCAGCGAGATGACGGCCGATCTTCGCCGTGTGATCCGCGAGTTCCCCGAGGTGTCGTACGTGGTGACCCAGCTGGGCCGCAACGACACCGGCACGGACCCGTGGACGCCCTCGCATGTCGAGGCCGGCGTGGGGCTGAAGCCGTACGACTCCTGGCCCCACCACGAAAGCAAGGCTGAGTTCCTGCGGCGCTTCAACGCGCGCATGCAGCAGATTCCCGGCGTCTCGGTGGGCATCAGCCAGCCCATTGTGGATGGCGAGAACGACATGATCGGCGGTGCGCACAGCCCGCTGGTGCTGCGCATCTATGGCGATGACTTCAACGAACTTCGCCGGGTGGGCAACGAGATCGTCGATGTGCTGCACGGTGTGCGTGGCACGGCGGAAGCTTCGATTTTCCAGGGGCCGCCGATCCCGCAGCTTGCCATCACGGCAGATCGTGATGCGGCAGCGCGCTACGGCATCAACATCGGCGACATCAGCAGCCTGGTGCAGACGGCCATCGGCGGTACGCCGGTGACCCAGGTGTACGTGGGTGACCGCATGTACAACGTGACCACGCGCGTTTCCAACGCAACGGCCAACAACATCGAGGCCATCGGCCAGCTGCCGTTGACGTCGACCAGTGGCGCGCAGGTGCCATTGAAGCAGGTGGCGGATATCCGCTTCAAGACGGGCGAAAGCACCATCGCGCACGAGCAGGGCAAGCGCCAGATCACCATACGCGTAGACAACCGCGATCGCGCGCTGTCCGAATACCTGGCCGATGCCCAACAGCAGATCGACGCGAAGGTGCATTTCGACAAGGACAGCTACCACCTGCAGTGGGCGGGCACGTTCGAAAACCAGCAGCGGGCACAGGCCCGCCTGGCCGTGGTGATGGCGCTGGTGCTGGGCATCATGCTGGTGTTCCTGTACTTCGAGTTCGGCAAGATCCACCAGGCGGTGATGGTGCTGGCGGTTGTGCCGCTGGCCGCGGTAGGCGGACTGATCTCGCTGCACGTGCGCGGCGAAACCCTGAACATCGCCACGGCCGTGGGCTTCATCGCGTTGTTCGGCGTGGCGGTGCAGAACGGCATCATCATGGTCGCGAACATCAACCGTGTGCGAAAGCAGGGTCACGGCTTGCTGGACGGCGTGCTCGAAGGCGCCACCGAGCGCTTTCGTCCCGTGCTGATGACTGCCACGGTGGCCAGCGTGGGCATGCTGCCGGCGGCCCTGGCCACTGGCATCGGCACCGACGTGCAGCGCGGCCTCGCCACGGTGGTGGTCGGTGGCCTGCCCATTGCCACTTTGCTGACGCTTTTCGTCCTGCCGGCGTTCTACTTCGCGATCGAGCGCTATATCGAGCGTCATCGCCGCAAGCGCCGGCCACATCCGTCGAGGGAGCTGTGA
- a CDS encoding efflux RND transporter periplasmic adaptor subunit, protein MTHHLSKLFIALSVALSLAACSGHADDQAPSPAVVDDHGVLRVPDASPLRKALVIAPVEMRVAPHERVFPATVESDPVHTANVVAPLAGRITELKVGLGDHVERNQLLAVIESGDMAQANADVAKASDAMVLAKKGLERARDVQQAGGNALKDLEAAQSTYNQAQAEMDRAQTRLQSLNAGASAGSARSIRIASPVSGYVTALAAAPGTYINDTTTPLMTIADLQSVWITANVPEADVGGIAKGQDVAATLSAYPDQVFHGQVSFVSQVLQADTRRDMVRAVFANADGRLKPNMFARASIAVPQPAQVFVPDSALLMNNDNTTVFVEVSPWSFERRTVELSYDETAGARVLKGLKAGDRVVVKGGILLND, encoded by the coding sequence ATGACGCACCACCTGAGCAAACTTTTCATCGCCCTCTCCGTCGCCCTGTCGCTGGCCGCCTGTTCGGGTCACGCCGACGATCAGGCGCCGTCCCCCGCCGTGGTGGATGACCATGGTGTGCTGCGCGTGCCGGACGCTTCGCCGTTGCGCAAGGCGCTGGTCATCGCGCCGGTGGAGATGCGCGTCGCGCCGCATGAGCGCGTGTTTCCCGCCACTGTGGAATCCGACCCCGTGCATACCGCGAACGTGGTTGCTCCGCTGGCGGGCCGTATCACCGAACTCAAGGTAGGCCTGGGCGACCATGTCGAGCGCAACCAGCTGCTCGCGGTGATCGAGTCGGGCGACATGGCGCAGGCCAATGCCGATGTCGCCAAGGCCAGCGATGCGATGGTGTTGGCGAAGAAGGGGCTGGAGCGCGCGCGTGACGTGCAGCAGGCCGGCGGCAATGCGCTGAAAGATCTGGAAGCCGCGCAGAGCACCTACAACCAGGCACAGGCCGAGATGGATCGGGCACAGACGCGCCTGCAGTCGCTCAATGCCGGCGCATCGGCCGGTTCGGCGCGCAGCATCCGCATCGCTTCGCCGGTGAGCGGGTACGTCACGGCGCTGGCTGCGGCCCCGGGCACCTACATCAACGACACCACCACGCCGCTGATGACCATCGCCGATCTCCAGTCGGTGTGGATCACGGCCAATGTGCCCGAGGCGGACGTGGGTGGCATCGCGAAGGGGCAGGACGTTGCGGCCACATTGTCCGCTTATCCCGATCAGGTCTTCCACGGACAGGTGAGTTTCGTCAGCCAGGTGCTGCAGGCCGATACGCGTCGCGACATGGTGCGCGCCGTGTTCGCCAATGCGGATGGACGGCTGAAGCCCAACATGTTCGCTCGCGCAAGCATTGCCGTGCCGCAGCCGGCGCAGGTGTTCGTGCCCGACTCCGCGCTGCTGATGAACAACGACAACACCACCGTATTCGTTGAAGTGTCGCCGTGGTCGTTCGAGCGCCGCACGGTGGAGCTGAGCTACGACGAAACGGCAGGCGCGCGCGTGCTCAAGGGCCTGAAGGCCGGTGACCGCGTGGTCGTGAAGGGCGGGATCCTGCTCAATGATTAA